In a genomic window of Dyadobacter fermentans DSM 18053:
- a CDS encoding Sec-independent protein translocase subunit TatA/TatB: MESITVLGIMGLGGQEIFLVALFVLLFFGAKKIPELMRGLGQGINEFKNATKDVKENIEKSMEDPK; encoded by the coding sequence ATGGAATCAATAACCGTTTTAGGAATTATGGGGTTGGGTGGTCAGGAGATCTTCCTGGTTGCTCTGTTCGTGTTGCTTTTCTTCGGAGCAAAGAAAATCCCAGAACTTATGCGCGGTTTGGGGCAAGGTATCAATGAGTTCAAGAACGCTACTAAAGACGTTAAGGAAAATATTGAAAAAAGCATGGAAGACCCCAAATAA
- a CDS encoding lytic transglycosylase domain-containing protein — translation MRISKRVLWLGAMCAGLWNAPAGAMVPQESLTSGQDTVESIAQEEGDLMPSLPEVEEIGPNPAVPEQLLKERFAKLEKSIPLTYHKSSHEFVEYFIYKKAHFTRTMMERMPLYFPLFEKALAKHGLPTELKYLSMIESGLNPTVISHARAGGLWQFMPATGREFGLYQDKYIDERFEPTKATEAACLYLKQLYKIFGDWELALASYNTGPGNVKRAMRRSRGTTFWTIYNVLPRETRSYVPQYVAMNYMMNYGYDHGIFPENTEFQIPNDTIHINGYIDLATFCDNASIDFEILKKLNPQITKKVLPDQTRDFVLKVPSVRFTYLMSNRASIMDSCTRRLLSNGVMVAKADSTKTDSIGGNGAFPYVLASNVQNVSDDESYDEEGEEEVVQRSRTKRVSYTVRRGDNVASIARKYGVSVASLRKWNHIRRNMIRRGQRLVIYKEVRETAPAARIAAKPRPQQKEEQVANQQRHTRKRYHTVQKGDTLWIISQRYGLEIGQLKKRNKIRGNSIKPGQKLIIST, via the coding sequence ATGAGGATTTCGAAAAGAGTATTGTGGCTCGGAGCCATGTGTGCAGGATTATGGAATGCGCCTGCTGGGGCGATGGTTCCACAGGAGAGTTTGACTTCCGGGCAGGATACAGTTGAGAGTATTGCTCAGGAAGAAGGTGATTTGATGCCGTCACTTCCGGAGGTTGAGGAGATCGGACCGAACCCCGCGGTTCCGGAGCAGCTTTTGAAAGAACGCTTCGCAAAGCTCGAAAAGTCGATCCCGCTCACTTACCACAAATCGTCCCATGAATTCGTAGAGTATTTTATCTACAAAAAAGCGCATTTCACACGGACGATGATGGAGCGTATGCCGCTCTACTTCCCGCTTTTTGAAAAAGCATTGGCCAAACACGGCCTGCCTACCGAACTGAAATACCTTTCGATGATCGAGTCGGGATTGAACCCGACTGTGATTTCCCATGCCCGTGCAGGAGGTCTCTGGCAGTTTATGCCGGCTACCGGACGGGAATTCGGTCTTTATCAGGATAAATACATCGACGAGCGTTTCGAACCGACCAAAGCTACCGAAGCGGCTTGTTTGTATCTGAAACAGCTTTACAAGATCTTCGGCGACTGGGAGCTTGCATTGGCTTCGTATAATACCGGCCCGGGCAATGTGAAACGCGCCATGCGCCGCTCGCGCGGGACGACCTTCTGGACGATCTACAACGTCCTTCCCCGCGAAACCCGTTCCTACGTGCCGCAATATGTGGCTATGAACTACATGATGAACTACGGCTACGACCACGGCATTTTCCCCGAAAACACAGAATTCCAGATCCCGAACGATACCATTCACATCAATGGCTACATTGATCTCGCCACATTCTGCGACAATGCAAGCATTGATTTTGAAATCCTTAAAAAACTGAATCCGCAAATCACCAAAAAAGTCCTCCCGGACCAGACGCGTGATTTTGTGCTCAAAGTGCCGAGCGTACGCTTTACCTACCTGATGAGCAACCGCGCCTCGATCATGGACTCCTGCACCAGAAGGCTTCTGTCTAATGGCGTAATGGTAGCCAAGGCCGACAGCACGAAAACTGACTCGATCGGAGGCAACGGCGCATTCCCTTACGTACTCGCTTCCAATGTCCAGAATGTGTCGGACGACGAATCCTATGACGAAGAAGGCGAAGAAGAGGTAGTTCAGCGCAGCCGCACCAAACGCGTGTCATATACCGTGCGCCGTGGCGACAATGTGGCGAGCATTGCCCGGAAATACGGGGTTTCGGTGGCATCACTGAGAAAATGGAACCACATCCGCCGCAACATGATCCGCCGCGGACAACGGCTCGTCATTTACAAGGAAGTGCGCGAAACTGCACCAGCAGCCCGCATTGCGGCGAAGCCCCGGCCACAGCAGAAAGAAGAGCAGGTGGCCAACCAGCAGCGTCATACCCGGAAACGTTATCATACCGTACAAAAAGGAGATACATTATGGATTATTTCGCAGCGCTACGGTCTGGAAATCGGTCAGCTAAAGAAACGGAACAAAATCAGGGGCAACTCGATCAAGCCGGGCCAGAAATTGATTATTTCTACCTAG
- the gatA gene encoding Asp-tRNA(Asn)/Glu-tRNA(Gln) amidotransferase subunit GatA, translated as MKEYLTLTEIQRDLREEGLTCVKLVDHYLEKIEANKHLNAFVEVYTEEAKKAALAVDAKIANGTAGKLAGMVIGLKDVLSLTGHGLQAGSQILQNYTAPYTATAVQRLLDEDAIIIGRQNCDEFAMGSSNENSSFGPVLNAINNAKVPGGSSGGSAVAVQAGLCHASLGSDTGGSVRQPAAFCGVIGVKPSYGRISRYGLIAYASSFDCIGPITKSVADAALLLEVMSGADDFDSTVSERPVPAYTAGLEWKGKAKIGYIRSAVENEAIAPEIRRQTSEVLDRLRAEGHEVTAIDMPLLDSLLPTYYILTTAEASSNLSRFDGVRYGYRSPESVDLESMYKKTRTEGFGDEVRRRILLGTFVLSANYYDAYYTKAQRVRRLVREETNRFFEQFDFLISPVTPTTAFTLGEKTEDPLQMYLADIFTVQANVVGNPAVSIPNGLDDQGMPIGIQIMAPYFGEEKMLAFANYLTALNQEAVAYN; from the coding sequence TTGAAAGAGTATCTGACGCTGACCGAAATTCAGAGAGATCTACGTGAAGAAGGTTTGACGTGCGTCAAGTTGGTTGACCACTATTTGGAAAAAATAGAGGCTAACAAGCATCTCAATGCTTTCGTTGAAGTTTATACAGAGGAAGCAAAAAAGGCCGCTCTGGCCGTGGATGCGAAGATCGCCAACGGCACCGCCGGAAAGCTGGCAGGCATGGTGATCGGTCTTAAAGATGTGCTTTCGCTCACTGGCCACGGCTTGCAGGCCGGAAGCCAGATCCTTCAAAATTATACGGCACCTTACACCGCAACGGCCGTGCAGCGGCTGCTAGATGAAGACGCGATCATCATCGGGCGGCAAAATTGCGACGAGTTTGCGATGGGTTCCTCGAATGAAAATTCTTCGTTCGGACCGGTGCTCAATGCCATTAACAACGCAAAAGTGCCCGGCGGCTCGTCGGGTGGATCGGCGGTGGCCGTGCAGGCGGGGCTTTGCCATGCATCGCTGGGGAGCGACACTGGAGGTTCGGTGCGCCAGCCGGCGGCATTCTGCGGGGTGATCGGCGTGAAGCCGTCTTACGGACGCATTTCGCGCTACGGCCTCATTGCCTACGCTTCGTCATTTGACTGCATCGGTCCCATTACCAAAAGCGTGGCCGACGCTGCGTTGCTTCTGGAAGTAATGTCGGGTGCCGATGATTTCGATAGTACCGTTTCGGAACGTCCGGTGCCGGCTTACACAGCCGGTCTGGAATGGAAAGGCAAAGCAAAAATCGGGTACATCCGCAGCGCGGTGGAAAACGAGGCCATAGCGCCGGAAATCCGCCGGCAAACTTCCGAAGTGCTCGATCGCCTGCGTGCGGAAGGGCATGAGGTGACGGCCATTGATATGCCGCTGCTGGATTCGCTCCTGCCCACCTATTATATCCTTACTACTGCCGAGGCAAGTTCCAATCTCTCGCGTTTCGACGGCGTGCGGTACGGCTACCGCAGTCCCGAATCCGTAGATCTTGAAAGTATGTACAAAAAGACACGTACAGAAGGTTTTGGAGATGAAGTAAGGAGAAGAATACTATTGGGTACTTTCGTGTTAAGCGCAAATTATTACGACGCATACTATACCAAGGCGCAACGCGTTAGAAGATTGGTGCGGGAAGAAACGAACCGGTTTTTCGAGCAGTTCGATTTTCTGATTTCCCCGGTTACACCTACCACAGCCTTTACCCTTGGAGAAAAAACCGAAGATCCATTGCAAATGTATCTGGCGGATATTTTCACAGTGCAAGCGAATGTCGTGGGCAATCCTGCGGTGTCCATCCCGAATGGGCTGGACGATCAGGGAATGCCGATCGGGATTCAAATCATGGCGCCTTATTTCGGTGAGGAAAAGATGCTGGCGTTTGCCAATTATCTTACAGCGTTGAATCAGGAAGCCGTAGCATACAACTAA
- a CDS encoding YkvA family protein: protein MISRILESIFFKKATGKAGRYARNSTRLFELLKEVVGKLQTVGVKENLSDFQTNVLLLMRMVRAYASGEYKQLPWKSLVSIVAVLIYFVSPIDLIPDFLPVIGITDDVALVVWLVKTLGGDIRKFADWEKASKTINIG, encoded by the coding sequence ATGATTTCGCGGATTTTAGAGTCGATTTTTTTCAAAAAAGCTACTGGAAAAGCAGGACGGTACGCCAGAAACTCCACCCGGTTGTTCGAACTACTCAAAGAGGTGGTAGGTAAGCTGCAGACCGTCGGCGTGAAGGAAAACCTTTCCGATTTTCAAACCAATGTACTGCTCCTGATGCGCATGGTGAGGGCCTACGCTTCCGGCGAATATAAACAGCTTCCGTGGAAAAGTTTGGTGTCGATAGTCGCTGTGCTCATTTATTTCGTATCTCCCATAGACCTGATCCCTGACTTCCTGCCGGTTATCGGTATTACCGACGACGTGGCGCTGGTGGTGTGGCTCGTGAAAACGCTGGGCGGCGATATCCGGAAATTTGCCGATTGGGAGAAGGCCAGCAAGACAATTAATATCGGATAA